Proteins from a genomic interval of Microbacterium phyllosphaerae:
- the nhaA gene encoding Na+/H+ antiporter NhaA → MSTSPTRPRLRLAPHELWRGIRSNARSDVLGGSLLLAATVAALILANTPAVSWYESVRDFIFGIPELHLELSVGAWAADGLLAIFFFVVGLELKEEFVTGRLRDPRQAALPIAAAVGGVIVPAVIFAVINMGDGDALRGWAIPTATDIAFAVAVIAVVGKFLPPALRVFLLTLAIIDDLIAITIIATFYTDSISFPWLALALLPLAGFAFLVQKGVRAWWILLPLAVAVWVCIHAAGIHATVAGVLLGFVVPVVPTERARVPAGEDAEGQPLYDGLAPHFADRWGVVATLFAVPVFAFFAAGVTIGGLEGLGSALTDPIAIGIIVGLVAGKPIGILATTFVLSRVPALRLDETLRWPDLTGMAFVAGIGFTVSLLVGELAYGSSSVADEHVKIGVLLGSLIAAVIGGAMLARRSSRSRRS, encoded by the coding sequence GTGTCCACTTCTCCTACCCGTCCCCGCCTCCGTCTGGCTCCGCACGAGCTGTGGCGGGGCATCCGCTCCAACGCCCGCAGTGATGTCCTCGGCGGATCGCTCCTGCTCGCCGCCACCGTCGCGGCCCTGATCCTCGCCAACACCCCCGCGGTGTCCTGGTACGAGTCCGTGCGCGACTTCATCTTCGGGATTCCCGAGCTGCACCTCGAACTCAGCGTCGGAGCCTGGGCGGCCGACGGCCTATTGGCGATCTTCTTCTTCGTCGTCGGCCTCGAGCTGAAAGAGGAGTTCGTCACCGGCCGCTTGCGCGATCCGCGTCAGGCGGCGCTGCCGATCGCTGCGGCTGTCGGCGGTGTCATCGTGCCCGCCGTCATCTTCGCGGTGATCAACATGGGCGACGGCGACGCACTGCGCGGATGGGCGATTCCGACGGCGACGGACATCGCCTTCGCCGTCGCCGTGATCGCCGTCGTCGGCAAGTTCCTGCCTCCCGCCCTCCGTGTCTTCCTGCTGACGCTGGCGATCATCGATGATCTGATCGCGATCACCATCATCGCGACGTTCTACACCGATTCGATCAGCTTTCCGTGGCTCGCTCTCGCGCTGTTGCCGCTCGCCGGGTTCGCGTTCCTCGTCCAGAAGGGCGTGCGCGCGTGGTGGATCCTGCTGCCACTCGCCGTTGCCGTGTGGGTGTGCATCCATGCCGCCGGCATCCACGCCACCGTCGCGGGTGTGCTGCTCGGCTTCGTCGTTCCCGTCGTGCCCACGGAGCGCGCGCGCGTGCCCGCCGGAGAGGATGCCGAGGGCCAGCCGCTGTACGACGGCCTCGCACCGCACTTCGCCGATCGGTGGGGTGTCGTCGCGACGCTGTTCGCGGTTCCGGTGTTCGCCTTCTTCGCCGCCGGCGTGACGATCGGCGGGCTGGAGGGGCTGGGATCCGCCCTGACCGACCCGATCGCGATCGGGATCATCGTCGGACTCGTCGCCGGCAAGCCGATCGGGATCCTGGCGACGACCTTCGTGCTGAGCCGAGTGCCCGCCCTTCGACTCGACGAGACTCTGCGGTGGCCCGACCTGACGGGCATGGCCTTCGTCGCCGGAATCGGGTTCACCGTCTCGCTGCTGGTCGGAGAACTCGCCTACGGGTCGAGTTCCGTCGCCGATGAGCACGTCAAGATCGGCGTGCTCCTGGGATCCCTCATCGCGGCGGTGATCGGCGGAGCGATGCTCGCGAGGCGCAGTTCCCGTTCTCGTCGCTCGTAA
- a CDS encoding glycoside hydrolase family 13 protein, with the protein MAQLEQIAAPGSEWWRSAVIYQIYPRSFADASGDGIGDLPGITSRLDSLKELGVDAIWLSPFMTSPQRDAGYDVADYRDVDPLFGTLDDFDTMLNEAHTRGIRVVVDLVPNHSSAQHAWFQEALKAAPGSPERARYIFRDGKGKNGELPPNNWESVFGGGMWERITEADGTPGQWYLHIFDPTQPDFDWNNEEVREEFRSILRFWLDRGVDGFRVDVAHGMIKADGLPDYTPPADADSMGGGEANVPYWGQDGVHEIYRDWHRVLAEYDGDRALCGEAWMPTLKQTALWVRPDEMHQTFNFPYLMTEWDAKALGDVIRESLDAFGAVGAPSTWVLSNHDVVRHASRLALTDDNPQGEGIGPNTPHKPDTAIGLARARAATTVMLALPGSAYLYQGEELGLPEAMEIPDAFRQDPTWFRTNGERYGRDGCRVPLPWEADAPAFGFNETGASWLPQPADWASYSRDVEEVDPASTLALYKRLLAGRREYGFGSGSLVWEDAGADAVAFRRGDVHVLANLGTEPLPLPANAFVILQSQAFDGGAVPVDTAVWYTTA; encoded by the coding sequence ATGGCACAGCTTGAGCAGATCGCAGCCCCCGGTTCCGAGTGGTGGCGCAGCGCGGTCATCTACCAGATCTACCCCCGTTCGTTCGCCGACGCCTCGGGCGACGGCATCGGCGACCTGCCCGGCATCACCAGCCGACTCGACTCCCTCAAGGAGCTCGGCGTCGATGCGATCTGGCTGAGCCCGTTCATGACGAGCCCGCAGCGCGACGCCGGCTACGACGTGGCCGACTACCGCGACGTCGACCCGCTCTTCGGCACGCTCGACGACTTCGACACGATGCTGAACGAGGCGCACACGCGCGGCATCCGCGTCGTGGTCGACCTGGTCCCGAACCACTCGTCGGCGCAGCACGCCTGGTTCCAGGAGGCCCTGAAGGCAGCCCCCGGCAGCCCTGAGCGCGCGCGGTACATCTTCCGCGACGGCAAGGGGAAGAACGGAGAGCTGCCCCCGAACAACTGGGAGTCTGTCTTCGGCGGCGGCATGTGGGAGCGCATCACGGAGGCCGACGGCACCCCCGGCCAGTGGTACCTGCACATCTTCGACCCCACGCAGCCCGACTTCGACTGGAACAACGAAGAGGTCCGCGAGGAGTTCCGCTCGATCCTGCGCTTCTGGCTCGACCGCGGTGTCGACGGCTTCCGCGTCGACGTGGCGCACGGCATGATCAAGGCCGACGGCCTGCCCGACTACACCCCGCCGGCAGACGCCGACTCGATGGGTGGCGGCGAGGCGAACGTGCCGTACTGGGGCCAGGACGGCGTGCACGAGATCTACCGCGACTGGCACCGGGTGCTCGCCGAGTACGACGGCGATCGCGCCCTGTGCGGCGAGGCGTGGATGCCGACGCTGAAGCAGACCGCCCTCTGGGTGCGCCCCGACGAGATGCACCAGACCTTCAACTTCCCGTACCTGATGACGGAGTGGGATGCGAAGGCCCTGGGCGACGTCATCCGCGAGTCGCTCGACGCGTTCGGTGCCGTCGGCGCTCCCAGCACCTGGGTGCTGTCGAACCACGATGTCGTGCGTCACGCCTCCCGCCTCGCGCTGACCGACGACAACCCGCAGGGTGAGGGCATCGGCCCGAACACCCCGCACAAGCCCGACACTGCGATCGGCCTCGCCCGCGCCCGCGCGGCGACGACAGTGATGCTCGCGCTCCCCGGATCCGCGTACCTGTACCAGGGTGAGGAGCTGGGCCTGCCCGAGGCGATGGAGATCCCCGACGCGTTCCGTCAGGACCCGACCTGGTTCCGCACCAACGGCGAGCGCTACGGGCGCGACGGATGCCGCGTGCCGCTGCCCTGGGAGGCCGACGCTCCGGCGTTCGGCTTCAACGAGACCGGCGCTTCGTGGCTGCCGCAGCCGGCCGACTGGGCGTCGTACTCGCGTGACGTCGAGGAGGTCGACCCCGCGTCGACGCTCGCGCTCTACAAGCGCCTGCTCGCCGGACGCCGCGAATACGGCTTCGGCAGCGGATCGCTGGTGTGGGAAGACGCGGGAGCGGATGCGGTGGCATTCCGCCGAGGCGACGTGCACGTGCTCGCGAACCTGGGCACCGAGCCGCTGCCGCTGCCGGCCAACGCGTTCGTGATCCTGCAGAGCCAAGCGTTCGACGGCGGCGCCGTTCCCGTCGACACCGCTGTCTGGTACACCACGGCGTAA
- a CDS encoding carbohydrate ABC transporter permease, which translates to MILFVTLLPIGFLVFTSFTNYNQRTLFTGAFDFVGLDQYAAVLADREFWLSLTRTIVFTAALVVGSVAIGAGMSHLMTRLPSGIRYLTTVVLILAWAMPNVASSIVWSWLFQPQYGVINWMLTQLGIFGDMTSKDWSSDPVLAWVCIWMLVVWQAVPFIALTLYAAETQVAVELKEAARLDGASEWRIYRVVVLPSIAPTILLVTMLSIIWDFNVFNQIWLISEGGPDGATSTLGVFTYTTAFSGNLQIGAGSAIAVASTVILAALSAVYIRHLVRSGEDL; encoded by the coding sequence ATGATCCTGTTCGTCACCCTGCTGCCGATCGGCTTCCTCGTCTTCACGTCCTTCACGAACTACAACCAGCGGACGCTTTTCACGGGAGCCTTCGACTTCGTCGGTCTGGATCAGTACGCCGCGGTGCTGGCCGACCGGGAGTTCTGGCTGTCCCTCACGCGCACGATCGTCTTCACGGCGGCTCTGGTCGTGGGCAGTGTGGCGATCGGCGCGGGGATGTCGCATCTCATGACGCGCCTGCCCTCCGGCATCCGTTATCTCACCACCGTCGTGCTGATCCTGGCCTGGGCCATGCCGAACGTCGCCTCGTCGATCGTCTGGTCGTGGCTCTTCCAGCCGCAGTACGGCGTGATCAACTGGATGCTCACGCAGCTCGGCATCTTCGGCGACATGACCAGCAAGGACTGGTCGTCCGATCCGGTGCTCGCGTGGGTCTGCATCTGGATGCTCGTCGTCTGGCAGGCCGTCCCCTTCATCGCGCTGACCCTGTACGCCGCCGAGACGCAGGTCGCGGTCGAGCTGAAGGAGGCCGCCCGGCTCGACGGAGCATCCGAATGGCGCATCTATCGCGTCGTCGTGCTGCCCTCGATCGCACCGACGATCCTGCTCGTGACGATGCTCTCGATCATCTGGGACTTCAACGTCTTCAACCAGATCTGGCTCATCTCCGAGGGCGGTCCCGACGGGGCGACCTCGACACTCGGCGTCTTCACCTACACGACGGCGTTCTCCGGCAACCTGCAGATCGGGGCGGGGTCGGCGATCGCCGTGGCCTCGACCGTCATCCTCGCGGCGCTCAGCGCCGTGTACATCCGACACCTCGTGCGGTCGGGAGAGGACCTCTGA
- a CDS encoding ROK family transcriptional regulator, whose protein sequence is MADLRITTKALPEHNRVRNRAMLLQTLFHEGPRSRADIARGSGLNKVTVSTIVGELIDQGILVEAGHAAEGRVGKPATLVALDDDSRSIISLDLSDAQSFRGAVMNLRGEVSHERRVDALTERGDDAIARVIAMIEELLAEASAPVLGIGVGSPGVVDRDGVVRFAPHLGWFGADLRGSLKERFGLPVHIVNDANGMALAVHTFRENDDGRSILILTIQRGAGAGLIIGETLIDGVDFMAGEIGHVVVDPTRDTTCLCGRPGCLDAIVAVPALRARLDAGENRDEVMDDAADALAAAVAPIISMLGATRIVLVGPEDILDETFAQRTQRCLTDRTLPSTTSTIGVEIGSDGGLLALQGPLVAVLSAELGIS, encoded by the coding sequence GTGGCCGATCTCCGCATCACGACCAAGGCGCTCCCCGAGCACAATCGCGTGCGCAATCGCGCGATGCTGCTGCAGACGCTGTTCCACGAGGGGCCGCGCAGTCGGGCGGACATCGCCCGCGGATCGGGGCTCAACAAGGTCACCGTCTCGACCATCGTCGGCGAGCTGATCGATCAGGGCATCCTCGTCGAGGCGGGGCATGCGGCGGAGGGCCGCGTGGGAAAGCCGGCGACGCTGGTCGCCCTCGACGACGACTCCCGCTCGATCATCAGCCTCGACCTCTCCGACGCGCAGTCGTTCCGGGGCGCGGTCATGAATCTGCGCGGGGAGGTGTCGCACGAGCGCCGAGTCGATGCGCTCACCGAGCGCGGCGACGACGCGATCGCGCGCGTCATCGCGATGATCGAGGAGCTGCTCGCCGAGGCATCCGCTCCCGTCCTCGGGATCGGCGTCGGCAGCCCCGGCGTGGTCGACCGTGACGGCGTCGTGCGCTTCGCGCCCCATCTCGGCTGGTTCGGCGCTGACCTGCGTGGGTCTCTGAAGGAGCGCTTCGGTCTGCCGGTGCACATCGTCAACGACGCCAACGGCATGGCTCTCGCGGTGCACACCTTCCGCGAGAACGACGACGGCCGCAGCATCCTGATCCTGACCATCCAGCGTGGAGCGGGGGCGGGGCTGATCATCGGCGAGACGCTGATCGACGGCGTCGACTTCATGGCGGGCGAGATCGGCCACGTGGTGGTGGATCCGACACGCGACACCACCTGTCTGTGCGGACGCCCCGGATGCCTCGACGCGATCGTCGCGGTACCGGCGCTGCGCGCGCGCCTCGACGCCGGTGAGAACCGCGACGAGGTCATGGACGACGCGGCGGACGCGCTCGCCGCTGCCGTGGCTCCGATCATCTCGATGCTGGGTGCGACCCGCATCGTGCTCGTCGGCCCGGAGGACATCCTCGACGAGACGTTCGCGCAGCGGACCCAGCGGTGTCTGACCGACCGCACGCTTCCGTCGACGACCAGCACGATCGGCGTCGAGATCGGCTCGGACGGCGGACTGCTCGCGCTGCAGGGCCCCCTGGTCGCGGTGCTCTCGGCGGAATTGGGCATCTCGTGA
- a CDS encoding LacI family DNA-binding transcriptional regulator, translating to MASIDEVARLAGVSTATVSRALSGRGHVSESARLRVQEAATALGYVVSSRASSLASGRTRNIGVVVPFLDRWFFSTVLSGVSAALMREGYDITLYNITADKDVRRHVFDTFLRRQRVDAVIAVSIELDDDETQYLLDLGLPVIAIGGPNPKLDTLTVDDVAVAQLATEHLISLGHHDIAHIGANPEFDIDFHIPTNRRLGFEKALAKAGIPLNPAFLEPADFTVEGGYRAAKQLLGRPGPRPTAVFAASDEMAIGALLAARDLGFAVPEDLSIVGIDGHELGEFFRLTTVDQFPLGQGERAADAVLAKLAEGDAAGIPAALPYELNVRGTTARLVP from the coding sequence ATGGCGAGCATCGACGAGGTCGCCCGGCTCGCCGGGGTGTCGACGGCCACGGTCTCGCGCGCGCTGAGCGGACGAGGCCATGTGTCGGAGTCCGCGCGCCTGCGAGTGCAGGAGGCCGCAACGGCGCTCGGCTACGTGGTGTCGTCTCGGGCCTCGAGCCTGGCATCCGGCCGCACGCGCAACATCGGCGTGGTGGTGCCCTTCCTCGACCGCTGGTTCTTCAGCACCGTGCTGTCGGGGGTGTCGGCCGCGCTGATGCGCGAGGGCTACGACATCACGCTCTACAACATCACCGCCGACAAAGACGTGCGCCGGCACGTGTTCGACACCTTCCTCCGTCGCCAGCGGGTGGACGCCGTGATCGCGGTGTCGATCGAGCTCGACGACGACGAGACGCAGTACCTGCTCGACCTGGGCCTGCCGGTGATCGCGATCGGCGGACCGAACCCGAAGCTCGACACCCTCACGGTCGACGACGTCGCCGTCGCCCAGCTCGCCACGGAGCACCTGATCAGCCTGGGCCACCACGACATCGCGCACATCGGGGCGAACCCCGAGTTCGACATCGACTTCCACATCCCGACGAACCGTCGTCTGGGTTTCGAGAAGGCGCTGGCGAAGGCCGGCATCCCGCTGAATCCCGCCTTCCTCGAACCCGCCGACTTCACGGTCGAGGGCGGCTACCGCGCCGCGAAACAGCTGCTCGGCCGCCCCGGCCCTCGGCCCACCGCCGTGTTCGCCGCATCCGACGAGATGGCCATCGGCGCCCTGCTCGCCGCGCGCGACCTCGGCTTCGCTGTGCCCGAAGACCTTTCGATCGTCGGCATCGACGGCCATGAGCTCGGTGAGTTCTTCCGCCTCACGACCGTCGACCAGTTCCCTCTCGGGCAGGGCGAGCGGGCAGCGGATGCCGTGCTCGCCAAGCTCGCCGAGGGTGACGCCGCCGGCATCCCCGCGGCACTCCCCTACGAACTGAACGTGCGAGGAACGACCGCGCGGCTGGTTCCCTGA
- a CDS encoding VOC family protein, translating to MPITLENVGIAVRDLEATIAFFTDLGLTVMGRDEVSGEWADTAVGLDGNHARIAVLQTPDGHGQLELFEYIHPEAIETEPTLPNEIGMHRVAFSVDDIDESLAIAARHGCRPLRGVANYQGVYKLTYLRGPSGILVMLAQDLTKNPGI from the coding sequence ATGCCCATCACACTGGAGAACGTCGGCATCGCCGTGCGCGACCTCGAGGCGACCATCGCCTTCTTCACCGACCTCGGCCTCACGGTCATGGGGCGCGACGAGGTGAGCGGCGAGTGGGCCGACACCGCCGTCGGGCTCGACGGCAACCACGCCAGGATCGCCGTGCTGCAGACCCCCGACGGGCACGGTCAGCTCGAGCTCTTCGAGTACATCCACCCCGAGGCGATCGAGACCGAGCCGACGCTGCCGAACGAGATCGGGATGCACCGGGTCGCGTTCTCGGTCGACGACATCGACGAGTCGCTCGCCATCGCCGCCCGGCACGGCTGCCGTCCCCTCCGCGGCGTCGCGAACTACCAGGGCGTCTACAAGCTCACGTACCTGCGCGGACCCAGCGGCATCCTCGTGATGCTCGCGCAGGATCTGACGAAGAACCCGGGGATCTAG
- a CDS encoding carbohydrate ABC transporter permease, with protein sequence MTTTTTAPAPAATTTTTTATGRRRRRRRTPWVSSSIAILFCIVWAFPVYWMINTAFKPRSEMLSSTPHFLPESPTLDNFFTAIGKGQFHIYLQNSVIVVTGAVVFAIVLGLFAAAALSRFRFRGRRPILVLILIVQMLPGTALLIPQFLIFNSMGLLGTYWGLILSYVASVLPFSIWVMRGFFLAIPIELDEAARIDGATTWQVLTRVLFPLVMPGIISSSVFAFIAAWNDYIVAFTFMKDQANYTLPVWLNSFTVSVGGEMGTDYGGQMAAATLFALPVVVFFMIIQRNLVTGMSAGAVKG encoded by the coding sequence ATGACCACGACGACCACCGCCCCGGCTCCCGCGGCGACCACGACCACGACGACCGCCACCGGACGCAGGCGACGCCGACGCCGCACCCCCTGGGTCAGCAGCAGCATCGCGATCCTCTTCTGCATCGTGTGGGCGTTCCCGGTGTACTGGATGATCAACACCGCGTTCAAGCCGCGGTCGGAGATGCTCAGCAGCACGCCGCACTTCCTCCCCGAATCGCCCACGCTCGACAACTTCTTCACGGCGATCGGCAAGGGCCAGTTCCACATCTATCTGCAGAACTCCGTGATCGTCGTCACCGGTGCGGTGGTGTTCGCGATCGTGCTCGGCCTGTTCGCGGCGGCCGCGCTGTCGCGGTTCCGGTTCCGCGGCCGTCGGCCCATCCTGGTGCTCATCCTCATCGTCCAGATGCTGCCGGGCACAGCGCTGCTCATCCCGCAGTTCCTGATCTTCAACTCGATGGGACTCCTGGGGACCTACTGGGGCCTGATCCTCTCGTACGTCGCGAGCGTGCTCCCGTTCTCGATCTGGGTGATGCGCGGGTTCTTCCTCGCCATCCCGATCGAGCTCGACGAGGCCGCCCGCATCGACGGCGCCACGACGTGGCAGGTGCTCACCCGGGTGCTGTTCCCGCTCGTGATGCCCGGCATCATCTCGAGCAGCGTGTTCGCGTTCATCGCCGCCTGGAACGACTACATCGTCGCGTTCACGTTCATGAAGGATCAGGCGAATTACACGCTGCCCGTGTGGTTGAACTCCTTCACCGTCTCGGTCGGCGGCGAGATGGGCACGGACTACGGCGGGCAGATGGCCGCAGCGACGCTGTTCGCTCTCCCTGTCGTCGTCTTCTTCATGATCATCCAACGCAACCTGGTGACCGGCATGTCCGCCGGCGCCGTGAAGGGCTGA
- a CDS encoding extracellular solute-binding protein, producing MAIKKLATFGAIGIVSALALSACSGSAGAGNAGAPSDGKVPEVDGSGETLTVWVMDGDYTPDTLDEINKRFTEETGAEVNLQKQTWDGITTKVTTALATDTPPDVIDMGNTQIASYAANGGLLDLTAYKDDLAQGQTWLDGLVDPATIDGSLYGVPGFAGARAVIYNKKMWAEAGVTEVPTTYDELTAALDKVAAANAQTPDFSPFYLPGQYFYAGMQFVWDAGGDIASEKGGEWTSGFGSDEALEGLEAFKEFQNMYSTAASATLDTFEPNQGQIFADGKTSAILNTNTGAILKINPDLEPDLGSFPFPGLSGEAQPVMLGGSDWAIPVKSQNSDLALNWVKIAASPEVQKDFVFGVDGWIPNSTEGIEFAQETLDDVKVSFFTAALRSKATPANANWTTIESNKDINNLFSSIASGSKSVDEAATAFDDAADKTLNTK from the coding sequence GTGGCAATCAAGAAGTTGGCGACGTTCGGTGCCATCGGCATCGTCTCCGCTCTCGCCCTCAGCGCATGTTCCGGTTCGGCCGGTGCCGGCAACGCCGGTGCCCCCAGCGACGGAAAGGTCCCCGAGGTCGACGGATCGGGCGAGACGCTCACGGTCTGGGTCATGGACGGCGACTACACGCCCGACACGCTCGACGAGATCAACAAGCGCTTCACCGAGGAGACCGGCGCGGAGGTGAACCTCCAGAAGCAGACCTGGGACGGCATCACCACGAAGGTCACGACGGCGCTCGCCACCGACACCCCGCCCGATGTGATCGACATGGGCAATACGCAGATCGCGAGCTACGCCGCGAACGGCGGACTGCTCGACCTCACGGCGTACAAGGATGACCTGGCCCAGGGCCAGACCTGGCTCGACGGACTCGTCGACCCCGCGACGATCGATGGCAGCCTCTACGGGGTACCCGGATTCGCCGGTGCTCGCGCCGTGATCTACAACAAGAAGATGTGGGCGGAAGCGGGCGTCACCGAGGTCCCGACCACGTATGACGAGCTGACGGCGGCCCTCGACAAGGTCGCGGCAGCCAACGCGCAGACGCCCGACTTCTCACCGTTCTACCTGCCTGGTCAGTACTTCTACGCGGGAATGCAGTTCGTCTGGGACGCCGGTGGGGACATCGCATCCGAGAAGGGCGGCGAGTGGACCTCGGGCTTCGGCTCGGACGAGGCCCTCGAGGGCCTCGAGGCGTTCAAGGAGTTCCAGAACATGTACTCCACCGCGGCATCCGCGACTCTCGACACCTTCGAGCCGAATCAGGGTCAGATCTTCGCTGACGGCAAGACCTCGGCGATCCTCAACACGAACACCGGTGCGATCCTGAAGATCAACCCGGATCTCGAGCCGGACCTCGGGTCCTTCCCGTTCCCCGGCCTCTCGGGCGAGGCTCAGCCGGTCATGCTCGGAGGCTCCGACTGGGCGATCCCGGTGAAGTCGCAGAACTCTGATCTCGCCCTGAACTGGGTCAAGATCGCCGCCAGCCCCGAGGTTCAGAAGGACTTCGTGTTCGGCGTCGACGGGTGGATCCCGAACAGCACGGAGGGCATCGAGTTCGCGCAGGAGACGCTGGATGACGTCAAGGTGAGCTTCTTCACCGCCGCACTCCGGTCGAAGGCCACGCCGGCCAACGCCAACTGGACCACGATCGAGAGCAACAAGGACATCAACAACCTGTTCTCCTCGATCGCCTCGGGCTCGAAGTCCGTCGACGAGGCGGCGACCGCCTTCGACGACGCGGCCGACAAGACGCTCAACACCAAGTAG
- a CDS encoding beta-N-acetylhexosaminidase, which translates to MSTLLPRPTTQITSPGEFELTADAAISSHPDLAQPALRLQERLRAATGFVLPLSVSDTAARDAVSIRLDVDRSLADEAFDLETTPASVRLAASTERGGHWAVQALLQLFPAAVYRRSPGTTVRWTTPATRVQDAPKFPWRGAMLDVVRHFAPTRDVLRFIDLLAMHRLNTLHLHLTDDQGWRVEITRYPRLTEVGGWRPETQLGAEHGSDTDGRPHGGFYTQDDIREIVAYATARGITVVPEIELPGHAQAAVAAYPELGVGDADGAPTTPWTRWGINPVIFNVEESTIRFLSDVLDEIVDLFPSEYICIGGDECPKIQWVEDERTQDRMRELGLHDEEELQSWFVSRIGQHLASRGRKLLGWDEILEGGLADGATVLSWRGNVGALTAARSGHDVVACPEDTVYLDYRESDLDSEPIPTGTVTTVEKAYSFDPVPAELDAAEARHVLGGQANLWTEHIDSMRGLDYRAFPRLSAVAEALWTTGDRDYAEFAPRLTEHLARLDAAGVEYRRADGPLPWQERPGVSGRTRSAEEAAAHLARITANIG; encoded by the coding sequence ATGTCGACCCTTCTTCCTCGACCCACGACCCAGATCACGTCGCCCGGCGAGTTCGAGCTCACCGCGGATGCCGCGATCTCGAGCCACCCCGACCTCGCCCAGCCGGCCCTGAGACTGCAGGAGCGACTGCGGGCGGCGACCGGGTTCGTGCTTCCGCTGAGCGTGTCCGACACCGCAGCGCGCGACGCCGTGAGCATCCGTCTGGATGTCGATCGGTCGCTCGCCGACGAGGCCTTCGATCTCGAGACCACACCGGCGTCGGTCCGGCTCGCCGCGTCGACCGAGCGAGGCGGACACTGGGCCGTCCAGGCCCTGCTGCAGCTGTTCCCGGCTGCCGTGTATCGGCGGTCCCCGGGCACGACCGTGCGCTGGACCACCCCCGCCACGCGCGTGCAGGACGCCCCGAAGTTCCCCTGGCGTGGAGCCATGCTCGACGTCGTCCGCCACTTCGCACCGACACGTGACGTCCTGCGGTTCATCGACCTGCTGGCGATGCACCGCCTCAACACCCTGCATCTGCACCTCACCGACGACCAGGGCTGGCGGGTCGAGATCACCAGGTACCCCCGCCTCACCGAGGTGGGCGGCTGGCGCCCCGAGACCCAGCTCGGAGCAGAGCACGGATCCGACACCGACGGGCGACCGCACGGCGGCTTCTACACGCAGGACGACATCCGCGAGATCGTGGCGTACGCGACCGCACGCGGGATCACCGTGGTGCCCGAGATCGAGCTCCCGGGCCATGCGCAGGCGGCCGTGGCCGCGTATCCCGAGCTGGGTGTCGGCGACGCCGACGGCGCACCGACCACCCCATGGACCCGCTGGGGCATCAATCCGGTGATCTTCAACGTCGAGGAGTCGACCATCCGGTTCCTGTCGGACGTGCTCGACGAGATCGTCGACCTGTTCCCCTCGGAGTACATCTGCATCGGCGGAGACGAGTGCCCCAAGATCCAGTGGGTCGAGGACGAGCGGACCCAGGATCGGATGCGGGAGCTCGGCCTGCACGACGAGGAGGAGCTGCAGAGCTGGTTCGTCAGCCGTATCGGCCAGCACCTGGCGTCGCGCGGGCGCAAGCTGCTCGGCTGGGACGAGATCCTCGAGGGAGGGCTCGCCGACGGTGCGACCGTGCTCTCCTGGCGCGGCAATGTCGGCGCTCTCACCGCTGCCCGCTCGGGGCACGACGTGGTCGCCTGCCCGGAAGACACGGTGTACCTCGACTATCGCGAGTCCGATCTCGACTCGGAGCCGATCCCGACCGGCACCGTGACGACGGTCGAGAAGGCGTACTCCTTCGATCCCGTGCCCGCGGAGCTCGACGCCGCCGAGGCGCGACACGTGCTCGGCGGCCAGGCGAACCTCTGGACCGAGCACATCGACTCGATGCGGGGTCTCGACTACCGCGCGTTCCCGCGTCTGTCAGCCGTGGCCGAAGCGCTGTGGACCACGGGTGACCGCGACTACGCCGAGTTCGCTCCACGGTTGACCGAGCACCTGGCCCGCCTGGATGCGGCCGGTGTCGAGTACCGGCGTGCAGACGGCCCGCTGCCCTGGCAGGAGCGCCCGGGAGTAAGCGGACGCACCCGGTCGGCCGAGGAGGCGGCTGCGCATCTGGCCCGGATCACCGCGAACATCGGCTGA
- a CDS encoding DUF1761 domain-containing protein: MVPEINYWAVLIATASSMIVGTVWYSPKVFGTRWSKLANVDMDRPGSSATMAIITTVIVSFITSWVLAGASAIAWHFYEGSFFWAAVVTGVLLWAGFTAARFITHDAFEGRPTALTTMNIAHELVTIVVMAVLIGVWPPALG, translated from the coding sequence ATGGTTCCCGAGATCAACTACTGGGCGGTCCTCATCGCCACGGCGTCGAGCATGATCGTCGGCACGGTCTGGTACTCGCCGAAGGTGTTCGGCACACGCTGGTCGAAGCTCGCGAACGTCGACATGGATCGCCCGGGTTCGAGCGCGACCATGGCGATCATCACGACCGTGATCGTGAGCTTCATCACGTCGTGGGTGCTCGCCGGGGCATCCGCCATCGCCTGGCACTTCTACGAGGGCTCGTTCTTCTGGGCGGCGGTGGTGACGGGCGTGCTGCTGTGGGCAGGGTTCACGGCGGCCCGTTTCATCACGCACGACGCGTTCGAGGGGCGCCCGACGGCACTGACCACGATGAACATCGCGCACGAGCTCGTCACGATCGTGGTCATGGCGGTGCTCATCGGGGTGTGGCCGCCGGCACTCGGCTAG